One Senegalimassilia faecalis genomic window, CTAGGTACACGAGGTTGCGCTGGGCGGGAACCTCTCGACGGTACACGTCCACAATGTACGAGACCGCCTGAAGCGTATAGAACGAGATGCCAATGGGAAGCGGGAGGTTCAGGTCGGGAATAGCCTCAAAACCTACCAGTGCATTTATGTTTTCAGCAATAAAGCCTTCGTACTTGAAATAGCAAAGCAGCGCAAGATTAACCACCAGGTCAACAACCAAGAGCAGCTTTCTCTGCCCATCCTTGTTCGCCCGATCGATGAGGACGCCAAACAGCCAGTTAGCAATAATCGAAACGACCATGAGCACAATATATGTAGGTTCGCCCCACGCATAAAAGACAAGAGATGCAAGCAGGAGTAAGCAGTTCTTCGCCGCACGACTAGGAATGACAAAGTAAGCCACCAGCACAAGCGGCAAAAACACCAAGAGAAAAACCGAGCTAGAAAATACCATTTACTACCTAACCAAAGACAATCCAAACTAGAACCCGCCGTTACGGTGCAAAACTTTTCGGGTATCTCGACACCAAGCGCTACAGAACTTATACCAATTCGGCACATAAGCCACCCAGGAAAGCGGCACAAATGATTGGCATATTCGGCTGGAACCATAGTTTCACTAGTAAAAAGCCGAATAATGAAGCCCGATGTCCTCACGCATCAACCAAAATCAATATCTTCCTTCATCAAGCTCTTTAATGCGCTTATATACTCGCTCGCAACATTTGCCATCGTGGAAAGCAAAGAATTCACTCATTCTTTTTGCATATTTCTCCTCGGGAACGAAACCACGCTCCGCACATGCTTTCAATTCTTCGACAAGAGCCTTCTCTGTTTTAACGACAGGACCAAACCCGTCTTTTTTGAAGTCAAAATAACCCTTTGAGTAAACTTGCATCCCAGAAAAAAAGCTTTCAGAATCAAATTGATAGTACAAGCATTCTTTATTTAGATAGGCAGTTTCGAAAGCAGTCGACGAATAATCGGTAATCATAAGAACTGCATTCGCAAACTCCTGCTGAATAGACGCTCCTGTCTGATTACCTTCCACCTTAATATAGCTCGGAATGCTAAACACTCCACTCTCCACGTAAGGAAATGTATTGGCATGGGGATAAAAGACAACATCAAGACCCGTGTTTTGGGCAACAGAGCGCAGGCTATCGCTGTTCAAGAACGATTCCCATCTCTGCTTATATTCAGAATCCTTAAAAGCATCATTCAAGCCACGTACATTGCCCTTGCCAATTTTGTCGCCACTGAGTTTATTTCTCCAAGTCGGCATAATGAGAATGCTTTTTTTTAAGGACTTTTTTCTAAGCAAGGCATCATGCCTTGGCAAACCGGTCAATTCAACCTGCCTGGGCGTCAATAAATAGGAAGAACCGTCGCCCCGAATTGATTCAGCCTCCCTTGTCGCCGAAGTAAACATCACGTCAATAGGTTTCCCGTTAAGCCACCCAGAAAGGTTGTTATGGATAACGCCATGCTGGAGAAAAATAAACCTTTTCGACTTATAGAAGTTGTCGCCAAAATATGAGTGAACAAAACCATCAGCGTGACTGCTAACAATTGTGGAACACTTTTTGAGAAACTCCTCGTGCTCTTTCGAACCAAAAGCAAGCAACTCGAAACCTTCATCGGAAAGCCTTTGCCAATCTTTAGCTTCTTTGCGGAGTACGAAATAGCTTTTCTGCTCGGGATGATTTATCTTCATCCACCGATAGAGATGCTCAGCATTGTCATCAGCTTGAGTATCCCTATCCATAAACAGCCATATATCGTCAGAATCTTGCTTATACTTATCCCATCCCGCTCTATAGATAGCATTAATGTCTTTCATCTGAACATGGTGACATGGCTGCTTACCTTTTATCGAAAGCCTGAGATCGGCAGTATTGTCGTGCACGTTATAGGAAAGCGTATCCTTTTCTGCAGGTAACGAGAACCATGACATATACAGCGAATAGAACTCCCTGCCAAAAAGAGTCCGGCTTACACGTTTAATTTCGACCGGATCGAGCTTAACCCCGTTTTTGAACAAGTCAAAATCCATGTTCAACGAACGAATCTGCATAACTTTAGATTTATAATCAATGCGCTCAATATATGCCACTTGATTGTCTGGCCGAACCCTCTTAAAAGCATTCAGGCAGGCATACTTCGTTTCGAAATTAAGCCATCCCCCCGATATTCCCTCGATTACATTAGCGTCAATGTAACCAAATATCTTATGTAAATTATCCCAAAAAATATCCCCGAGACCTACGTCTTCGAAATGTTGCGATCGCTCTTCGTGGCCAATCAGCTGCTTGAAATACCATTGGAGATCATACAGTACGGTCTCTTGAATATAGTAAGGCGTGTGTCCGCATTTTTCATTAGCGCGCCTAAGGAGATCAAGATACCCTTTCTCCAAAACAGTGGTGAACTTTTCAGACGAACCCCAAGAAGAGTCCAGGGTCGATGTCCCGTTATCCCTTTTTCGATAGTAATAAATTGGTTTGCGCAAATAAGCAATTCTACCCTCATCGAGAGAAAGCAGATACCTATTGAGAAAATGAGCGTCTTCGAAATTGGGCTTTATCTCTTCATTGAACAGTGCATCCATACCCCCAATCCTGCTCATCCTAAAGAAGGATTTGCTAGCAGAAAGGGTTATCGGCAGATAATCATCGTTAACATTAAACAGAGAGATGTCGTTCTTAAATTCCCCACGCAAAGGATGCTTGTCAAAGTATTCACCTTTGGTCTCGTTGTAAAAAATAATACGACAGGTTGCAAATTGAACATCAGAATACGTCGACACCGTTCTATCTACTTCTTCGAAGTAAGATTCCGAGACAAAGTCGTCAGGATCGATAAATGTAACCCAATCGCTTGTTACATGATCCAGCCCGAGATTTCGAGCACTGGCCTGGCCGCCGTTTTCTTTGTAATAGTAATCAATCAGTTCAGGGAACCGCTGCTTCCAATTAGCTATGACTTTTGCAGAACCGTCGGTGGAGCCATCATCAACCATGACGAGTTTAAGCCGCTCATCATTAATCGTCTGCGTAGTTAAGCTCTCGAAAAAATCGTCAAGATATTTCTCTGCGTTATAAACAGCGGAAACTACGCTATAGGTGTAGCGTCCTTCGTAACTGTTCGGCTTATAGGTAACGCCAAATCCTCCCTCTAATCGCTGTTTTTGAATACGCAGCACAGTTTCCTGAGGAAGAACCTTCTTGGCTTTCTTGAATGCGGTCTTCTTCATTTTTTTCGCAAAAGCGTTCATATATCACACCTCGTACTCGGCAAAACACATTCAGAGATCGCTGACATGTCATTCAGCAATTAATTCAATCGACCATCAACGCTGGCAAAGGCATCCTTCAGCCTCTGCATAGTCAATTGCTCATCCTTATCAAGCACTATCCCAGTTTGCTCTATTATGCTTTGGGTTCGGGGGACGTCCCTGCTAAATAGCCTCTTCCACACGACCGCGAAGTCGTGGTCGGACCTCCCGAACTCTTCTTGCAAGTCCAAAACTCGCTGGTAAATCCTTATGCTCGAATGCGGGTTGTCCCAGGACGTTACTGAAGCCTGTTCATCTGCCGAATCGAACGAGACGTGGTAGTACGCGTAGTCTGCCGCCACTGAGATGCACTTCGCCCTTAAGTAAGCCTCGAGTACAAACGGGATATCCTCTGGCATATCGTTCGGGAATCTCATGTCGGCAACCAAATCGCGCCTAAACAGTTTAAGCGGCGCGAACGTCCAGCAGATTTTTGAGGTTGCGATGTCGGCTTTTGGTTGGTTGCGGTCGAACATGGACTTTGGTACTTCGCGGCCGTTTTCGCCCCACATCTTTACCAGCAGTACATCGCTTCCCCACTCCACGGCGTGGTCGAGCATGCGCTCGATCGCCTCGGAGCCCAACCAGTCGTCTGCGTCAAGGAAGAACACGTACTTCCCCTGCGCCTTCTCCAAGGCAACATTGCGAGGCTTCGCGGGCGACCCCGACGCAGCCTCCAAGCGTTCAACCTTGAACAGCGCAGGATAGCGTTCCTGATACGTGCACAGCGTTTCCCACGTTGCATCGGTGGAGCCGTCATCGGTTACCAGCACTTCCATGCGCTCGCGTGGATACGTCTGCGCTAGCAGCGAGTCGAGCGCCCTGGTCAGACGAGGCATAGCGTTATACGCCGGAATCACGATGCTCACATCGATACCGCTTGCGTCATGCGCCCGCAAAACATCAGCAGCTTTCACGTTCGTCGCTTCGTTAAGCGGCGGCGCAAACACCTCGTTGTAGATACGCACGGTAGCTTGCCCATCGCACGCGCTCATGAACTTCTTGCGGAACGCCGCCACCTGCTGCGCGTCGAAGCGCTCGTCAACGTGTTTCACCCAGTCGATAAGCGACTTGTTGTCGCGGAATACCGGCCCCGGCGTCAACTCCTCGTACGGGTAATAGAAGCCGCGCCAGTCGCAATAATCGTCCAGGTCATACGCGAAAAATGCCATGGGCTTGCCGAAAAGCGAGTATTCGAACACCAGCGACGAATAGTCCGAAACGCACACATCGGCAACGCACAGCAGCTGATCGATCGGCAAGCTGCGCGTAACATCGAACGCAAAGTCTTCGCAGCCTGCGGGAATGGGCGGCAACTGCTTCACGAACGGATGATGCTTGATAAGCAGAACGAATTCGCCGCCAACCGCAGCCTTCAGGCCGGCGATATCCAGCCGGTCGGGCCCTTCGGCAGAGGCAACACGACCGCGAAACGTCGGCGCGTACAGCAGCACGCGCTTGCCTCGCATCTGCGGAACAACGCTTTCCACGCTTTCGCGCGCGTTCGTCAAAAACTGCTGGTCGAAGAATACATCCGTGCGGCTTACGCCAAGCGGCTTGATGATTTCGGGGCGATCTTGCAGCACCATGGCCTCTTCATACGCCCAAGCCACATCGGGGCTGCTAACGGTAACTAGCGAGAGGTTCTTGTAGAACGGATGGCGCAGAAGCTCTTTTCGGGTGCCGCCGAATTTCAGGTCGGCCGTGCTCATACCCCACTTCTTGAACGCGCCGCATGCGTGCCACAGCTGCACGACGCGCGTTTCAGGGCGCAGCCTAACGCAGCTGACCAGATCGGAGGCATCCGCCAAAAAGACCACTTCAGCGCGGGAAATCTCGTGCAGCGCCCAGATGCTGTTCTTCAGATACTGAACGTACGACACATGATTTTGGTTGAGCGTCATATAGCGCGGATGCTTACCGGCATCCAGCTCGAGCCGCTGGTACAGCAGCTCGAAGCTGTCGGGCATGTCCGTTTCCTTCGTCTCGAAAAACAGCACCCGACCAGCTGCAACCGGCTTGCGCGCAAAATACTTATAAGCAATCGGGAACGCAAAACTCAACGTCGCGTTCTTTATGAAGCGCTTTGCAAAGCGCTTGAGAAAACGCTTCATGCTCCTTCTTCCACATCAATCCCACAGCAACGAATCGGGGCCGCTTTACTGCGCACGCTCCGTGCTTCCCTTCGCGCACTGAATGGCGAATGTCGCCAACTCGCCGGCCGGATCCTCGGCGCAATTTACAAACGAGTCTCCCACGAATCGCTGCAACTGCTGGTGCGGGTAAGCCGACGGCTCGACCGCCCACGATGCAAGCATGGCGGCAAGCTGCTCCGGCGTATCGGCCACAAGGCCGGGACACAATTCTAGCGGATCGGCGTTCAGACCAGGCGAAAGCCGATAATATTGTATGTCAGGAACATAGAAACCGACCAGCTTGCCCAACAAATATGCTTCATAAACTATCGATGAGTAATCGGTGATCACAATATCGGCATCGATAAGGCTGACCGGCACGTCCCCACCAGCATCTTTGCCCGCCGCAAGCGGATGCAAAGAGCACGAAACCCGGTAGCTTCCAGACTGAAACAGCTTGCCAGCCGCGCCGCGCAAGTCGGCAAACGGGTCAGCAGCCTTGTCGTACTTCCTGATGGTAGGCGCAAACAGCACCGTCGCCTTCTCGCTCGCGCGATTGGCATCGGCCTGAGCCGCTTGACGCATATCGCAAAGCTTGCGGTATTCGGGCCTCCCGATGGGAAGCACGCGTTCAACCGGGCACGCAAACGCTTCAGCAAACGCCGTCCGCGCACCTTCGCCAGAGCAGATCACCCACGAATTGTTTCGGTGAATCTTGAACGCAGCAGCCTCTTCCGCCGCGTGGCCTTCGGCAACGTCGATTGCCTGATAGCCGAACTTCTTGAATGCGCCGAACGCGTGCCACAGCTGAATCACAACCGGAACCGCAGGGAACTCAAGGTGCTGGGCGCCGCGCAACGCAGTGGGCTGGCACGTAAAATCGAGCAAGCTGATAACCGGGTCGTAGCGATCGATCACGCAAACCTTGCACCGCGCAAGGTGATACAGCTCCCGAAGCACCAGGCCCGCATAGGCCAGCACCGACGACTTCTTGAAGTGCTGCGATAGGTAAACCGGCTGATAGCCGCGCGCCTGGAACGCCTTCCCGCATTCCAGGTAATCGTAAGAAGGCTCACCCGACTTGCGGGACACGAACAGCACCTCGTCCCGCCGCTTAGCCAAGCAAAAGACGCCATACAACCCGCGAAACGCAACACGAGCAACGCCTGCGGCGACCTTTTTCGAAAAACGCAACGACATGGCCTACATGTCCCACTTCATGATGGTTTTCCCAGCGCTCTTGCGCAAATCCGCTTCGAACGCAGTGCACATGTCGGCAATGGAGCGTACGGGGAAAACGCCGCCGATAAGCGACTCCAGATACCTTGCCATGTCGGGATGCTGCTTGTACATTTCCACAACGCTGACGAAATCCGCGCGACCGCTGCGACTGCTGCCGAACAGGCGCAGGCCCTTCTCAAGCACCATGCGCGTGTTCACCGGAACGGGGTTTTCCGACACGCCCAGCAACGAAACGGTTGCCTCGGGCCTTACCGCGTCGATGATCTGCTCGATGGCAGCCACCGACCCGTCGCCGCAGCAGCATTCGAAGGCGTGATCGCACGTGCACTCGCCCGGCGCGTCGTAGGTCAGGTGCGTTTCATCGGCGAACGTGAAGTCGTTCAGCTTGTACTCGTTTCGCCCATACACGCAAATCTGCGCTTGTGGATAGCGCATCTTCAGGATAAGCGAAACGATGAACCCCAGGTTGCCGTCGCCCCACACACCGATGCGGTCGCGCTTTTCGTGCGCGATGGAATCGAATCGGTTCACGGCATGGGCGGCAACGCTTACCAATTCGGTAAACGCTGCGACTTCGTTGGGAATGGAATCAGGCAAAGCAACCACGCGTTCGGGCGGCAGCACCACAAGCTCCTGCATGAAGCCGTCGAAGCCGCTGCCGCAGAACTTGCTGCTGCGCAGGTAGTTCTCCGCAATGTAATCGCTGGTCTCGCACGGCGCGTTCGGCACCATGACCACGCGCGAGCCGCGAGCAAACGTGCCCGTTGCGTCCTTGACCACCACGCCGATGCCCTCGTGGATAAGCGCCATGGGCAGCTTCTTGGCAAGTACCTGCGGCGAGCGCGACCCCTGGTAGTAGCGGATGTCGGCATTGCACACGGAAAGATACGTAGGACGCACCACCACGCCCGCCGATGCGTTCAACTCCAGCTGAACCGGCTCGAAAACACGCGGCGCGGTGAGGCGATAGGCACAGCTAAGCACGGCGGCTTCCCATCAAAGCCGTTGCCACGCGCAAATCTTGCGGATACGTGATCTTCATGTTCGAAACGTCGCCGCGCACAAGGGCAACCGCTTTGCCGCGCAGCGTGTAGATTTTGCACGCATCCGTCAAAACAGCCTCTTCATCAGGCAAAAGGCTTTCCATAAGCGCTTTAAGCTCAAGCAGCTTGAACGACTGCGGCGTTTGCCCTTGATACAGCTGGCTTCTGTCGGGAATGGACGAGATGACCTTGCCGTCAGCGCTTTGCACAATAGTGTCGGTTGCGGGTACGACGGTATCGCAAGCTCCGCAGTCGATTGCGGCCTGGATGTTCTCTTCGATAATGCGATGGGACACGAACGGCCTGACAGCGTCGTGCGTGACGATGATGCTGCTATCGTCCACAGCATGGTTTTCGCACAGATACGAGATGGCGTTGCGCACGGTGTCGTTTCTGGTAGACCCTCCGGCAATGACCGCAACATCTTGGCAGCAATCGGGGCAATAACGGCGCAGGAGGTCCTGCGTTTTCTGAATCCACGATTCGGGGCACAGCACCAGCACGCGCTCGAAAACGCCTTCGGCGCAGAACTTCTCGACGGTGTGCGCGATGATGGGCTTCGACCCCAGCATCAGAAACTGCTTGGGCTTTTCGGGATTGCCCATGCGCGTTCCCGACCCGCCAGCAAGAATTGCCGCGTACACGTTGCGTCCGCTTTCCATGCGCTTCGCTCCTTAGTAGTTCTTCTCGTAATAGGCCGTTGCGGCTTCGATGGTGTCGTCGAACACTTTCTTGCCGTGGTCAAGCACGATGCCGCGGCTGCAGAATTCCTTCGCCGTGGAGCTGGTGTGCGTGACGAACAGCACCGTGACGTTCTCGTCCATCATAATCTCGCGGATGCGGGCGATGCACTTGCGTTGGAACGCGCGGTCGCCAACGGAAAGGGCCTCGTCGACCACCAGGATTTCCGGGTCGATGGCCACCGCGAACGCAAAGCCCAGGCGCGCCTTCATGCCGCTTGAGTACGTGCGCATGGGCTGGTCGATGTACAGGCCAAGTTCGGCGAACTCGATGATCTTCGGCTCAAGCTCTTTGATCTCGTTGCGCTTCAGGCCCAGAATCTGACCGCGCAGCGATATGTTCTCGCGCCCCGTCAGCTGCATGTCGAAGCCTGCAGTAAGCTCCAGCAGTGCGCTGACGCGGCCTTTGACCTCGACGTTGCCCGTTGTGGGGTGCGTGACGCCCGTGACCATCTTCAGCGCCGTGCTTTTCCCGGCGCCGTTGCAGCCCAAAAACGCCACCGCTTCGCCCTTCTTCACCTCGAACGAAAGGTCGTCGCTGGCGTTGACGCTGCCCAGAAACGTGCCCTTCTTCTTGTAGTTGAAGATGCCCAGGAAGCGGCCGCGGTCGTTTTTGTACAGGTTGTACGTTTTCGTCACGTGGTCGAAGCGGATGACCACCTCGTCGCTGACGCTGGTTTTGTGCTTCGCCTTCGCGTCGCCCAACGTTTTCTGCTGGTCGTTAGAGGACATCGGCCACCTCCTCGTTGAACTTCTTGTACACGAACAGCGCCAAAACAAGCGTCACCGCGAACACCAGCGCAAAGCCTGCGCACAGTGTGGGGTCTTCCCAGAACCACACCTTGTCGTAAAACGCCCCGCGAAACGAGGTGACGAAAAACGTGATGGGATTGAAATACAGGATGGTTTGAATCCAGTCCACCGGGACGCTTTTCACGTCGAAAATGACGCCCGACAGCCAGAAGAAAGGCGTGGACATGGCGTTCATCAGGTTCTTCACGTCTTTGCTGATGGCCGACAGCTGGCTGAACATGATGGACACGATGTCCCAGAACACGAACATCAGCAGCAGCAAAATGGGCACTTGCAGCAAATACGCGTCGAACTGCATGCCGCACGCCGCGTAGATTACGAACAGGGCGACCATCAGCATAAGCTGCACAAGCATGGTGGCGCCGGTGTAGATGGTGGAAATGCCGCTGAGCGGGAACTTGATCTTGTTGACCAGGTACGGGTAACGATGCATGACGTCGATGCCGGCGCCAAGCATGTCCTGCATGAAGAACCACGGGATCAAGCCCGCGCACAGCCACAAGATGTACGGCGGCGCGCCGGCATCTGCCGCGCCGCTGCCAACGCGCAAGCCGATGTCAAGCGCAAACCAGAAGCAGAAGATGTACATGGCGGGCTTGATGAAGAACCACGACCACGACAGCACCGCGCCGCGGCTTTTCTTCACCAGTTCGAACAAGGCAAGGCGAGCGATTTGCTTTCGCCACTCCCAATTGTCCTTCAGTATTGTTCCGAGCGTGCTCACGCAGTTCTCCATTCAAAACGCCCTGTTAGCAACCACTGATATTACCATAGCCGTAGCAGCGCATGTGCTGCTACGGCATAGCGGGGCCCTCAACGATGCCAGAGGGATCGCTGCCGGAATCCACCGCGGCCATAAGGTCTTCCCAGGCCTGCGAATTCTGGTCGACCACCCACAACCCGCTGCTGTTCACGTCGCCCGTGTACGGCCCCGTGCACGAGTACAGCGTCACGTCGTCTTTGTGCAGGGCGAAATCGACGGCCAGGTACCCCACCTTGCTCATATCAAGGTTCGTGGAGGTGCTGCGCTTCAGGCTGACCAGCGCCTGATCAATGTCGCTTTCGTTGGGCATGTTCAGCACGTTGCGGAAGATGGCGACCTCGATTTGGCGGACGTTCGCCTGGCGCACGGCGTCTTGGTTGTCGGCATATTCCTTGCGGGCGCGCGCGAACACCAGCGTTTCCGAGCCATCAAGGTGCTGGTTTTGGCCCTTCTGAACGGTGACGTCCTCGGCCGTTGAGGGGTCGGGCACTTTCACCGTGGCGGGAACGTCAACCGTCACGCCGCCTAAGGTATCGATGAAGTTTTCGAACCCGGTGAACGTGGTCATCATGTAGTAGTCGATTTCGACGCCTGTGAGACGCTGGACCGCCTTGACGGTTTCCATGGGGTCGCCGTTGACAAGCGTATCGTTGATTTTGCTGCTTTCACCAGGCAAAACTGTGTCGCGCGGCACCGTTACCAGCGTGATTTGGTAGCTTGCGGGGTCAACGCGCACAAGCGTGATGACGTCGGAATGCTGATTGACCTGAGCGTGATCGGACGCCTTGCCCGTGTACAGCGCCGTGCCCTTACGGGAGTCGGAACCAATCAGCAGCACGTAGAACGGGTCTTGCTGCTCAACCGCCGAAAGCTGCACGGTGTCGGCAACCTGCCGTGGACCGGCCAGCGCGCCGATGCCCAAGCACACCGCAATGAACGCAGCGGCGAACACCGCAACGCCCGCAAAAGCACGCGCGGCCATGCGCGTTGACCTGCGCTTGTCATCTTCGCTGATACCGTGAGCTCCAGCTGCCATCGGCTACTTCACCTGCTTTCCCTGGCTGTGCGGCAAACGAGGGCCTGACCTGCCCTTATTGTCGTAGTGGTGCCTCAGCACCGGCTTGAACAGGCCGAAGTACCAAATGATCACGAATAGCGCAACGGCCAGCAGCGCAATGATGCCGATTTGCACCGGACCCGAGAAACTGCCGATGAGGCACCCCGCCACCGCAAGGCACGCGGAGCACAGCCACAGCAAGGCAACGGAACGCTTCTGGCTTAAGCCCGCGCGCATAAGGCGATGGTGAATGTGGCCGAAGTCGGCGTGATCGATGCGCTCGTGGTTGCGCAGGCGGCGGACAACGGCAGACATGGTGTCCAGCACGGGAACGCCGGCGATGACCAGCGGCACCAGCATAACCACGAAGCCCTGCGCGCGCACCACGCCCGAAACCGAGATGACGCCGACCATAAGTCCCAGCAGATGGCTGCCGCAATCACCCATGAACACCGATGCCGGGAAGAAGTTGTAGCGAAGAAACGCCAGGCACACGCCGATAACCGCCAGGCACACCAGGGCCATGGTGACGCTGCCGCGCTGCCACACGAGGAATAGCAAGCTGGAGCAAGCGATGGCGACGATGCCGGCGGCAAGGCCGTCGAGGCCGTCGATGAGGTTCGTGATGTTCACGAACACGACCAGGTACGCAACGGTAAGCGGGAAGTCAAGCCATCCCAAGCTCACATAGCCGCCGGCCTGCGCAAACATGGTGTGCACCATGCCGATGGACACGCCCGAAGCGGCAACGATGCACGCGGAGACAACCTGGCCCAGGAACTTCAGTTTCGGCGGCAGCTGCGTGACGTCGTCAACAAGCCCGACGGCGAACATGGCGCTGATGCCCAGGAACAACCCGATGTAGTTGATGCCGCTGAGCGTGTACAGGTCGTTGAGCTGCCAATCGAAGAACACCAGCCCGATGTAGGAGGCAAGAAACGCGGCGCAAAGCCCCAGGTACAGCGCGATGCCGCCGCAGCGCGGCACAGGGCCCCGGTTGACGCGGCGGTATCCGGGCTGGTCGATAGCGCCAAGCGCGACGGCTATCCTGCGGGACAGCGGCACGGCGCAGTACGTGACGATAAACGCCACGCTAAACACTATGGCAACTTGAACAAAAGCCACAAGTTGGGACCTTGCCCCTTTCCATGCAGAGAACCGGTATTATGCAAACTTACTTTATTATACTTTAAAGTAAACCTTACGATTCCTCAACGCATCCGCCACCGAGGAGCATTCGAACACCATCGGCAAACGTCAAGAACGCTTGCATTCTTGAAAGGAGCGAGGCAATTGTGCGCACAGCTTCACAACGCGGCCGTTGACGTCATTGTTACCGCGCACAACATGGAATCCTGCATCGGCGCGTGCCTTGATTCGCTTGAACGCCAGACGTTCGAGTCGCTGCGCGTTGTTGTGGTGGAAGACGGGTCGACCGACGGCACCGCGGCGATTGCGCAAGATTTCGCTGCGCATCACGCGCGCTTCTCCGTTATTTCCACAGGCGGGCTTGGCGCCGGCGGCGCACGCAACAAGGGCATGCAGGAAGTGCGCGCGCCCTACTTCATGATTCTGGACGGCGACGACGTGTTCCATCCCGACATGGTTGAGGCCCTGCACCGCGCGGCCATAGACGGCGGCGCCGACATCGCCATCTGCGACATGCAGGAAATGGACAACGCCACCGGCGCGCTGACCCATCCGTTGTGGGCCCTCAAGCAAAGTCAGCTTCCCACCGAAGGCGCGTTTGACGGATGGCGCGGCATGGACGGCAACATCTTCGCCGCCTTCATGGGCTGGCCGTGGGACAAGCTGTACCGCACCGAGTTCGTGCACGAGCGCGGGCTTTCGTTTCCTGAAGACCTTCCCAACAGCGAGGACATGGTGTTCACGTACCAGGCGCTGGTGTTGGCAAAGCGCCTTGCCGTGGCAAACCGGGTGCTGGTGGACCATCGCATGGGGCGCGGCAGCACGGTGTCAAGCTCGCGCGAACGGGCGCCGCTTGCCTTCTACGACGCCATTTGCCGCGTGAAAGCGTTTTTGCAGAAGCAGCCCGATGGCACGTGGGAAAAGCTGCAAAGGGATTACCTGAGCTGGGCGTTCGACTGGACGCTGTGGAATATCGAGACCATGCCCGACGAGGGCACGCGCCGCATGATGGCGCGCACGTTGCACGATGGGGCGCTCGAGGCGCTGGAGCTTGAGGAGCATCCTGCATTGTATTTTGCGGAGTATCCCCGCAGCATGCAGCGCTACGCCACGCTTATGACCTGGCTTGATGTAGATTCGCGCGACAACGGTCCGCTCGGTCGGCTTGACGCGCTGCCCTACGGCGCCTACAAGTTCTGGGACTTC contains:
- a CDS encoding bifunctional glycosyltransferase/CDP-glycerol:glycerophosphate glycerophosphotransferase, coding for MNAFAKKMKKTAFKKAKKVLPQETVLRIQKQRLEGGFGVTYKPNSYEGRYTYSVVSAVYNAEKYLDDFFESLTTQTINDERLKLVMVDDGSTDGSAKVIANWKQRFPELIDYYYKENGGQASARNLGLDHVTSDWVTFIDPDDFVSESYFEEVDRTVSTYSDVQFATCRIIFYNETKGEYFDKHPLRGEFKNDISLFNVNDDYLPITLSASKSFFRMSRIGGMDALFNEEIKPNFEDAHFLNRYLLSLDEGRIAYLRKPIYYYRKRDNGTSTLDSSWGSSEKFTTVLEKGYLDLLRRANEKCGHTPYYIQETVLYDLQWYFKQLIGHEERSQHFEDVGLGDIFWDNLHKIFGYIDANVIEGISGGWLNFETKYACLNAFKRVRPDNQVAYIERIDYKSKVMQIRSLNMDFDLFKNGVKLDPVEIKRVSRTLFGREFYSLYMSWFSLPAEKDTLSYNVHDNTADLRLSIKGKQPCHHVQMKDINAIYRAGWDKYKQDSDDIWLFMDRDTQADDNAEHLYRWMKINHPEQKSYFVLRKEAKDWQRLSDEGFELLAFGSKEHEEFLKKCSTIVSSHADGFVHSYFGDNFYKSKRFIFLQHGVIHNNLSGWLNGKPIDVMFTSATREAESIRGDGSSYLLTPRQVELTGLPRHDALLRKKSLKKSILIMPTWRNKLSGDKIGKGNVRGLNDAFKDSEYKQRWESFLNSDSLRSVAQNTGLDVVFYPHANTFPYVESGVFSIPSYIKVEGNQTGASIQQEFANAVLMITDYSSTAFETAYLNKECLYYQFDSESFFSGMQVYSKGYFDFKKDGFGPVVKTEKALVEELKACAERGFVPEEKYAKRMSEFFAFHDGKCCERVYKRIKELDEGRY
- a CDS encoding CDP-glycerol glycerophosphotransferase family protein; amino-acid sequence: MKRFLKRFAKRFIKNATLSFAFPIAYKYFARKPVAAGRVLFFETKETDMPDSFELLYQRLELDAGKHPRYMTLNQNHVSYVQYLKNSIWALHEISRAEVVFLADASDLVSCVRLRPETRVVQLWHACGAFKKWGMSTADLKFGGTRKELLRHPFYKNLSLVTVSSPDVAWAYEEAMVLQDRPEIIKPLGVSRTDVFFDQQFLTNARESVESVVPQMRGKRVLLYAPTFRGRVASAEGPDRLDIAGLKAAVGGEFVLLIKHHPFVKQLPPIPAGCEDFAFDVTRSLPIDQLLCVADVCVSDYSSLVFEYSLFGKPMAFFAYDLDDYCDWRGFYYPYEELTPGPVFRDNKSLIDWVKHVDERFDAQQVAAFRKKFMSACDGQATVRIYNEVFAPPLNEATNVKAADVLRAHDASGIDVSIVIPAYNAMPRLTRALDSLLAQTYPRERMEVLVTDDGSTDATWETLCTYQERYPALFKVERLEAASGSPAKPRNVALEKAQGKYVFFLDADDWLGSEAIERMLDHAVEWGSDVLLVKMWGENGREVPKSMFDRNQPKADIATSKICWTFAPLKLFRRDLVADMRFPNDMPEDIPFVLEAYLRAKCISVAADYAYYHVSFDSADEQASVTSWDNPHSSIRIYQRVLDLQEEFGRSDHDFAVVWKRLFSRDVPRTQSIIEQTGIVLDKDEQLTMQRLKDAFASVDGRLN
- a CDS encoding CDP-glycerol glycerophosphotransferase family protein, with product MAKRRDEVLFVSRKSGEPSYDYLECGKAFQARGYQPVYLSQHFKKSSVLAYAGLVLRELYHLARCKVCVIDRYDPVISLLDFTCQPTALRGAQHLEFPAVPVVIQLWHAFGAFKKFGYQAIDVAEGHAAEEAAAFKIHRNNSWVICSGEGARTAFAEAFACPVERVLPIGRPEYRKLCDMRQAAQADANRASEKATVLFAPTIRKYDKAADPFADLRGAAGKLFQSGSYRVSCSLHPLAAGKDAGGDVPVSLIDADIVITDYSSIVYEAYLLGKLVGFYVPDIQYYRLSPGLNADPLELCPGLVADTPEQLAAMLASWAVEPSAYPHQQLQRFVGDSFVNCAEDPAGELATFAIQCAKGSTERAQ
- a CDS encoding ribitol-5-phosphate dehydrogenase, which produces MLSCAYRLTAPRVFEPVQLELNASAGVVVRPTYLSVCNADIRYYQGSRSPQVLAKKLPMALIHEGIGVVVKDATGTFARGSRVVMVPNAPCETSDYIAENYLRSSKFCGSGFDGFMQELVVLPPERVVALPDSIPNEVAAFTELVSVAAHAVNRFDSIAHEKRDRIGVWGDGNLGFIVSLILKMRYPQAQICVYGRNEYKLNDFTFADETHLTYDAPGECTCDHAFECCCGDGSVAAIEQIIDAVRPEATVSLLGVSENPVPVNTRMVLEKGLRLFGSSRSGRADFVSVVEMYKQHPDMARYLESLIGGVFPVRSIADMCTAFEADLRKSAGKTIMKWDM